Proteins from one Gorilla gorilla gorilla isolate KB3781 chromosome 11, NHGRI_mGorGor1-v2.1_pri, whole genome shotgun sequence genomic window:
- the NMUR1 gene encoding neuromedin-U receptor 1, which translates to MTPLCLNCSVLPGDLYPGGARSPMACNGSAARGHFDPEDLNLTDEALRLKYLGPQQTELFMPICATYLLIFVVGAVGNGLTCLVILRHKAMRTPTNYYLFSLAVSDLLVLLVGLPLELYEMWHNYPFLLGAGGCYFRTLLFEMVCLASVLNVTALSVERYVAVVHPLQARSMVTQAHVRRVLGAVWGLAMLCSLPNTSLHGIQQLHVPCRGPVPDSAVCMLVRPRALYNMVVQTTALLFFCLPMAIMSVLYLLIGLRLRRERLLFTQEAKGRGSAAARSRYTCRLQQHDRGRRQVTKMLFVLVVVFGICWAPFHADRVMWSVVSQWTDGLHLAFQHVHVISGIFFYLGSAANPVLYSLMSSRFRETFQEALCLRACCHRLRPRHSSHSLSRVTTGSTLCDVGSLGSWVHPLAGNDGPEAQQETDPF; encoded by the exons ATG ACTCCTCTCTGCCTCAATTGCTCTGTCCTCCCTGGAGACCTGTACCCAGGGGGTGCAAGGAGCCCCATGGCTTGCAATGGCAGTGCGGCCAGGGGGCACTTTGACCCTGAGGACTTGAACCTGACTGACGAGGCACTGAGACTCAAGTACCTGGGGCCCCAGCAGACAGAGCTGTTCATGCCCATCTGTGCCACGTACCTGCTGATCTTCGTGGTGGGCGCTGTGGGCAATGGGCTGACCTGTCTGGTCATCCTGCGCCACAAGGCCATGCGCACGCCCACCAACTACTACCTCTTCAGCCTGGCCGTGTCGGACCTGCTGGTGCTGCTGGTGGGCCTGCCCCTGGAGCTCTATGAGATGTGGCACAACTACCCCTTCCTGCTGGGCGCTGGTGGCTGCTATTTCCGCACGCTACTGTTTGAGATGGTCTGCCTGGCCTCAGTGCTCAACGTCACTGCCCTGAGCGTGGAACGCTACGTGGCCGTGGTGCACCCGCTCCAGGCCAGGTCCATGGTGACGCAGGCCCATGTGCGCCGAGTGCTTGGGGCCGTCTGGGGTCTTGCCATGCTCTGCTCCCTGCCCAACACCAGCCTGCACGGCATCCAGCAGCTGCACGTGCCCTGCCGGGGCCCAGTGCCAGACTCAGCTGTTTGCATGCTGGTCCGCCCACGGGCCCTCTACAACATGGTAGTGCAGACCACCGCGCTGCTCTTCTTCTGCCTGCCCATGGCCATCATGAGCGTGCTCTACCTGCTCATTGGGCTGCGACTGCGGCGGGAGAGGCTGCTGTTCACGCAGGAGGCCAAGGGCAGGGGCTCTGCAGCAGCCAGGTCCAGATATACCTGCAGGCTCCAGCAGCACGATCGGGGCCGGAGACAAGTGACCAAGATGCTGT TTGTCCTGGTCGTGGTGTTTGGCATCTGCTGGGCCCCGTTCCACGCCGACCGCGTCATGTGGAGCGTCGTGTCACAGTGGACAGATGGCCTGCACCTGGCCTTCCAGCACGTGCACGTCATCTCCGGCATCTTCTTCTACCTGGGCTCGGCAGCCAACCCCGTGCTCTATAGCCTCATGTCCAGCCGCTTCCGAGAGACTTTCCAGGAGGCCCTGTGCCTCAGGGCCTGCTGCCACCGCCTCAGACCCCGCCACAGCTCCCACAGCCTCAGCAGGGTGACCACAGGCAGCACCCTGTGTGATGTGGGCTCCCTGGGCAGCTGGGTCCACCCCCTGGCTGGGAACGATGGCCCAGAGGCACAGCAAGAGACCGATCCATTCTGA